The following proteins are co-located in the Flavobacterium sp. CECT 9288 genome:
- a CDS encoding DUF4292 domain-containing protein: MKKGIYLVLLALVMVSCKSKAVAVATVKEPLAETNVMTAKKIIENHYNNKTDFSTLYIKSSARYSDDKQTQNVTAEIRIKKDEQILVSIRFLGITMAKALITPTTVSYYEKINNSYFEGDFSSLSQWLGTDLDYSKIQNLLLGQALDDLRKGKYTETILDQSYRLDAVTNENTQKSFFLDSNQFLIQKQEITQPKEERMIKVAYLGNKEYDNMKLPTALLINTFQKKGSTEINLEYNSVSFNEELSFPYSVPNGYKRILIK; this comes from the coding sequence ATGAAAAAAGGAATATATTTGGTTTTACTGGCGCTTGTAATGGTTTCTTGTAAATCAAAGGCCGTTGCAGTAGCCACAGTAAAGGAGCCGCTTGCTGAGACAAATGTAATGACGGCCAAAAAAATTATTGAAAACCATTACAACAACAAAACCGATTTTTCAACCCTGTACATCAAGTCTAGTGCTAGGTATAGTGACGACAAACAAACTCAAAATGTAACTGCCGAAATTAGAATTAAGAAAGACGAGCAAATTTTAGTAAGCATTCGTTTTTTAGGAATCACTATGGCCAAAGCCTTGATAACTCCTACTACAGTCAGTTATTATGAGAAAATAAACAACAGTTATTTTGAAGGTGATTTTAGCAGCTTAAGCCAATGGTTAGGAACTGATTTAGATTATTCTAAAATTCAAAACCTGTTATTAGGTCAGGCGCTTGATGACTTGAGAAAAGGCAAATACACTGAAACAATTTTGGATCAAAGCTATAGATTAGATGCTGTAACAAATGAAAACACACAAAAATCATTTTTCTTAGACAGCAATCAGTTTTTAATTCAAAAACAAGAAATTACGCAACCTAAAGAAGAGCGTATGATAAAAGTAGCCTATTTAGGAAACAAAGAGTATGACAATATGAAACTGCCTACAGCCTTACTGATCAATACTTTTCAGAAAAAAGGAAGTACAGAAATCAATTTAGAATACAATTCGGTTTCCTTTAATGAGGAACTTTCTTTTCCATATAGTGTACCAAATGGGTACAAAAGAATTTTAATTAAGTAA
- a CDS encoding S8 family serine peptidase: MKSLPLFYFTCFVFIANFVSCFSQENATRDHSITTTKDSLLNNWFQKDYLQDGIPGISLNKWYGQNTTKQKKKDIIVAVIDTQIDLKHEDLLGQIWTNTKEINNNGIDDDNNGYVDDVNGWNFAGTKSGGYIVWGNFEFVRIIREWNSRFKDKKENQIASNELYDYREYQRALQLFETRNADYKNWLENQKYSILTYPIARDSLKHYFPKEDYTYKQLDSLYNKYKINDKTYRQRREDKDYDIGAMVGFLKRKFDLNENTLEDIIETKIQVDSIVNKNLNLNFNEREALGDNAYDLQKGYGNNLVSNNKVGHRKIQDHCTKVSGIIAANRNNDFGINGISEMVKIMPLNISYSGDEHDKDIAMAIYYAVDNGAKVINMSFGKEFSLHKKWVIDAYKYAEKHDVLLVHAAGNNSFNVDENPYYPSDVDYENPDEVVENFITVGSISQKIDSNFVSEFSNYGKKNVDLFAPGDKIYTTTAGNSYVYDSGTSLATPMVSGTAALIWSYFPKLTAKEVKQIILESGTAYEIEVLIPGGEGKKAKFSELSKSGKVLNIYNAMQLAEKVSKK, encoded by the coding sequence ATGAAATCATTGCCGCTTTTTTATTTTACTTGTTTTGTTTTTATTGCAAATTTTGTAAGCTGTTTTTCTCAAGAGAACGCCACAAGGGATCATTCAATCACTACAACGAAGGATAGTTTATTAAATAATTGGTTTCAGAAAGATTACTTGCAAGACGGTATACCTGGAATTTCTCTAAATAAATGGTATGGTCAAAATACCACAAAGCAAAAAAAGAAGGATATAATTGTAGCCGTTATTGATACTCAAATCGATTTAAAACACGAAGATTTATTGGGTCAAATTTGGACTAATACAAAAGAAATAAATAATAATGGTATTGACGATGACAATAACGGTTATGTTGACGATGTAAACGGTTGGAATTTTGCTGGTACTAAAAGTGGTGGCTACATAGTTTGGGGGAATTTTGAATTTGTAAGAATCATAAGAGAATGGAATTCTAGATTTAAAGATAAAAAGGAGAATCAGATAGCATCAAATGAACTTTATGATTATAGAGAATATCAGAGAGCATTGCAATTATTTGAGACTCGGAATGCTGATTATAAAAACTGGTTAGAAAATCAAAAATATAGTATTTTAACTTATCCAATAGCTAGAGATAGTTTAAAGCATTATTTTCCGAAAGAGGACTATACTTATAAGCAATTAGATAGTCTTTACAATAAATATAAAATAAATGATAAAACATATAGACAAAGAAGAGAGGACAAGGACTATGATATAGGAGCAATGGTTGGTTTTTTGAAGCGAAAATTTGATTTAAACGAAAATACTTTAGAAGATATTATAGAGACTAAAATACAGGTAGATTCGATAGTTAACAAAAATTTGAACTTAAATTTTAATGAACGTGAAGCTCTAGGGGACAATGCTTATGATCTACAAAAAGGTTATGGTAATAATTTAGTTAGTAACAACAAAGTTGGTCATAGAAAAATTCAAGATCATTGCACAAAGGTTTCAGGAATTATAGCAGCAAATAGAAATAATGATTTTGGAATTAATGGAATTTCAGAAATGGTAAAGATAATGCCTTTAAATATTTCTTACTCTGGCGATGAACACGATAAGGATATTGCAATGGCAATTTATTATGCGGTTGATAATGGAGCGAAAGTCATCAACATGTCTTTTGGAAAAGAATTTTCTTTGCATAAAAAATGGGTAATAGACGCTTATAAATATGCCGAAAAGCATGATGTTTTGCTGGTTCATGCTGCAGGGAACAATAGTTTTAATGTTGATGAAAATCCATATTATCCTAGTGATGTTGATTATGAAAACCCAGATGAAGTTGTAGAAAATTTTATAACAGTGGGTTCAATATCTCAAAAAATAGATAGTAATTTTGTGTCTGAATTCTCTAATTATGGCAAAAAAAATGTGGATTTATTTGCTCCTGGAGATAAAATTTATACAACAACTGCAGGAAATAGTTATGTGTATGATTCAGGAACTTCACTTGCTACACCTATGGTTTCTGGAACAGCGGCTTTGATTTGGTCGTATTTTCCTAAACTTACAGCTAAGGAAGTGAAACAAATTATTCTGGAATCCGGAACTGCTTACGAAATTGAAGTTTTGATCCCTGGTGGTGAGGGTAAAAAAGCTAAATTTTCTGAACTCTCTAAATCAGGGAAAGTATTAAATATCTATAACGCGATGCAACTCGCAGAAAAAGTGAGTAAAAAATAA
- a CDS encoding sugar phosphate nucleotidyltransferase → MKIIVPMAGRGSRLRPHTLTIPKPLIPVAGKPIVHRLVEDIAGVLNQDIDEVAFIIHESFGQKVEEELLAIAQKLGAKGTIYYQNEALGTGHAIMCAKDSLSGPAVIAYADTLIRADFDLDKEADSVIWVKQVDQPEAFGVVKLNANNEIVELVEKPSTFVSDLAVIGIYYFKDIAVLKNELQLVLDNNIIHGGEYQINDGIKQMMAKGMKFVPGKVEEWMDCGNKNVTVETNSRMLGFLHNDGESLVDESVKLENATIIPPCYIGKNVVLVNATVGPNVSLGDGCHVVNSTVKNSLVQTHSHIKNAVLDNAMIGNHASFDGNFTSISIGDYSVLE, encoded by the coding sequence ATGAAAATAATCGTTCCTATGGCGGGTCGTGGATCACGCCTTCGCCCACATACATTAACCATTCCTAAACCATTAATTCCTGTTGCGGGCAAACCTATCGTACATCGATTAGTTGAAGATATCGCAGGAGTTTTAAATCAAGATATTGACGAAGTAGCTTTTATCATTCATGAAAGTTTTGGTCAAAAAGTGGAAGAAGAACTTTTGGCCATAGCCCAAAAACTAGGTGCCAAAGGAACCATTTATTACCAAAACGAAGCCTTAGGAACTGGTCACGCCATTATGTGTGCTAAAGACTCCTTGAGCGGACCAGCGGTAATTGCTTATGCAGATACTTTAATTCGTGCCGATTTTGACTTAGACAAAGAGGCTGATAGTGTAATTTGGGTAAAACAAGTAGATCAACCAGAAGCTTTTGGTGTGGTAAAATTAAATGCCAACAATGAAATCGTTGAGTTGGTTGAAAAACCATCCACTTTTGTTTCAGACTTAGCGGTTATCGGGATTTACTATTTCAAAGATATCGCAGTACTTAAAAACGAATTGCAGTTGGTACTGGATAATAATATCATACACGGAGGCGAATACCAAATCAACGACGGAATCAAACAAATGATGGCCAAAGGCATGAAATTTGTCCCTGGTAAAGTTGAGGAGTGGATGGATTGCGGTAACAAAAACGTGACTGTAGAAACCAATTCTAGAATGTTAGGATTTTTACATAATGATGGTGAATCCTTAGTTGATGAAAGTGTAAAACTAGAAAACGCAACTATTATACCACCATGTTATATTGGTAAAAACGTTGTGTTAGTTAATGCTACTGTTGGTCCAAATGTTTCTCTTGGTGACGGTTGTCATGTGGTAAATAGTACGGTAAAAAACAGTTTAGTACAAACGCATTCGCATATCAAAAATGCAGTTTTAGACAATGCCATGATTGGGAATCATGCTAGTTTTGACGGGAATTTTACCAGCATCAGTATTGGGGATTACTCCGTTTTAGAGTAA
- a CDS encoding Crp/Fnr family transcriptional regulator, translating into MQEILKNQIDKIVPLTDAEFQVVLSYFSIGKYKKHQYILQQGNSVPYVHFVVKGLLRSFYLDKSGKSHILQFAMEDWWITDNQGFYNEQNATLNIDCLEDAQTYYISLENRTKLCIELPKIEFFFLQKMTAGSIALQNRVLSLMSKNSEERYTQFIQLYPNLIQRLSKTLVASYLGISRETLSRLSH; encoded by the coding sequence ATGCAAGAAATTTTAAAAAATCAAATCGATAAAATTGTACCATTAACGGATGCTGAGTTTCAAGTGGTACTTTCTTATTTTTCAATAGGAAAGTACAAAAAACACCAATATATTCTGCAACAAGGAAACTCGGTTCCTTACGTTCATTTTGTTGTAAAAGGATTGCTCAGATCATTTTATTTAGACAAATCAGGCAAAAGTCATATTTTACAATTTGCAATGGAAGATTGGTGGATCACGGATAATCAAGGTTTTTATAACGAACAAAATGCTACGTTAAATATTGATTGTTTAGAGGATGCTCAAACATATTACATTTCGCTTGAAAACAGAACTAAATTATGTATCGAGCTACCGAAAATCGAATTCTTTTTTTTACAAAAAATGACGGCAGGTTCTATTGCCCTTCAAAATAGAGTTCTTTCATTAATGAGCAAAAATTCAGAGGAGCGCTATACCCAATTTATTCAATTATATCCAAACTTGATTCAGCGTCTTTCTAAAACTTTAGTAGCCTCCTACCTCGGAATTTCTCGCGAAACCTTAAGCAGACTCTCACATTAA
- the atpG gene encoding ATP synthase F1 subunit gamma, with protein sequence MANLKEIRNRITSVSSTMQITSAMKMVSAAKLKKAQDAITAMRPYAEKLTELLQNLSATLEGDAGGEYTTQREIKKVLLVVVTSNRGLAGAFNTNAIKEAKNRAEFYAGKQVDVFAIGKKGNDVLSKTLNVVGNQSTVFDDLTFDKVAKIADELMEKFVAGEYDKIELIYNQFKNAATQIVQTEQFLPLASLKANAAEAAGDYIFEPSKEEIVLTLIPKSLKTQLYKGIRDSFASEHGARMTAMHKATDNATELRNQLKLTYNKARQAAITNEILEIVGGAEALKG encoded by the coding sequence ATGGCAAATTTAAAGGAAATCCGTAATAGAATTACTTCCGTTTCATCTACGATGCAAATAACATCTGCAATGAAAATGGTTTCTGCAGCAAAGCTAAAGAAAGCACAAGATGCAATCACAGCTATGCGCCCTTATGCCGAAAAATTGACAGAACTGCTACAAAATCTTTCTGCTACTTTAGAAGGTGATGCTGGTGGTGAATATACCACACAACGTGAGATTAAAAAAGTATTATTAGTTGTTGTAACTTCAAATAGAGGTTTAGCTGGAGCTTTTAATACTAACGCCATAAAAGAAGCGAAAAATCGTGCTGAATTCTATGCAGGAAAACAAGTAGATGTTTTTGCTATTGGTAAAAAAGGTAACGATGTATTGAGCAAAACTTTAAACGTTGTAGGCAATCAAAGTACTGTATTTGATGATCTTACTTTTGACAAGGTAGCAAAAATTGCTGATGAGTTAATGGAAAAGTTTGTGGCTGGTGAGTATGATAAGATTGAGTTGATCTACAACCAGTTTAAGAATGCTGCTACACAAATTGTTCAAACAGAGCAATTCTTGCCGTTAGCATCTTTAAAGGCTAATGCTGCTGAAGCTGCTGGTGATTATATTTTTGAACCATCAAAAGAAGAAATTGTTTTGACCTTGATTCCTAAATCATTAAAAACTCAATTGTATAAAGGTATTCGTGATTCTTTTGCCTCTGAACATGGAGCACGTATGACTGCAATGCACAAAGCAACTGATAATGCAACGGAATTGAGAAATCAATTGAAATTGACTTATAATAAAGCACGTCAAGCTGCAATTACCAATGAAATCTTAGAGATTGTAGGTGGAGCAGAAGCTTTAAAAGGATAG
- a CDS encoding AraC family transcriptional regulator yields the protein MDLRKFDEALLNFNLAEQVALKTNIDYYYMVRDYIGTTKSEEMGEVEEALQLYHENYKYYKTKDYRGDYYSYYYQNTIFGLADCHKSLKHSDSTSYYNALGYKEATITKNNELQLMFTLNEGANQVDKRNFRAALDSINKALPGLIKVKNTGNVLASYFYLGKSYAGLGDKLLAVQNFIKVDSMYRVRKKITPEFVGGYSYLIEYYKQTGDKQNQLRYLTTYMEIDSVLQKNYKHLSKVLRNEYDTPHLIAEKESLIQSLEKKQSASYIWIVLLVAGVVGLIAYQFYLKKQHQNRFEAILNPAISIEENSTVLETQLTTPDGKENQVQQSLSNEIVLELLEKLTGFENDKGFIENTISIQKLALQLNTNTKYLSKVINEQKGKTFVQYINELRVNEAVLQLQTQPVLQNYTIASLASEFGFNSAEAFSAAFYKKYKIKPSFFIKELSKTRAS from the coding sequence GTGGATTTACGAAAATTTGATGAAGCGTTACTAAATTTTAACTTGGCAGAACAAGTAGCTTTAAAAACAAATATTGATTATTATTATATGGTTCGTGACTATATTGGAACTACGAAATCAGAAGAAATGGGAGAAGTTGAGGAAGCCTTACAATTGTACCATGAAAACTATAAATATTACAAAACGAAAGATTATCGAGGGGATTACTACTCTTATTATTACCAAAACACCATATTTGGATTAGCAGATTGCCATAAGTCTTTAAAGCATTCTGATTCTACTTCCTATTATAATGCTTTGGGTTATAAAGAAGCGACAATTACTAAAAACAACGAATTACAGTTAATGTTTACTTTGAATGAAGGAGCCAATCAGGTAGATAAAAGAAATTTTAGAGCTGCTCTAGATAGTATCAATAAAGCATTACCTGGTTTAATCAAAGTTAAAAATACAGGAAATGTTTTAGCTTCGTATTTTTATTTAGGGAAATCTTATGCAGGTTTAGGAGATAAATTATTAGCGGTTCAAAATTTTATAAAAGTGGATTCTATGTACCGCGTTAGAAAAAAAATTACACCGGAATTTGTAGGAGGTTATTCTTATTTGATTGAGTATTACAAGCAGACTGGAGATAAACAGAATCAACTAAGATACTTAACAACCTACATGGAAATAGATAGTGTGTTGCAAAAAAATTATAAACACTTGAGTAAAGTTTTGCGCAATGAGTACGATACCCCGCACTTAATTGCAGAAAAAGAGTCCTTAATACAATCTTTGGAAAAAAAGCAGTCTGCTTCATATATATGGATTGTACTTTTAGTTGCGGGTGTTGTAGGATTGATTGCCTACCAATTTTACTTAAAAAAACAACATCAAAATCGATTTGAAGCAATTCTGAATCCAGCCATATCTATTGAAGAAAACAGTACTGTTTTAGAAACGCAGCTTACCACGCCTGATGGAAAAGAAAATCAAGTACAACAGAGTTTATCAAATGAAATTGTACTTGAATTACTGGAAAAATTAACAGGGTTTGAAAACGATAAAGGCTTTATTGAAAACACAATTTCTATTCAAAAACTGGCTTTACAACTCAACACCAACACTAAATATTTGTCTAAAGTTATTAATGAACAAAAAGGAAAAACGTTTGTACAATATATTAATGAGCTCCGAGTAAATGAAGCAGTTTTGCAATTGCAAACACAACCTGTTTTACAAAATTATACCATAGCTTCCTTAGCAAGTGAGTTTGGTTTTAATTCGGCGGAAGCCTTTTCGGCTGCTTTTTATAAAAAGTATAAAATCAAACCTAGTTTTTTTATCAAAGAGTTGAGTAAAACGAGAGCTAGTTAA
- a CDS encoding lipopolysaccharide assembly protein LapB, with translation MKKSAFLFLLLVLQCNSALLCAQTEPEEIKLDTDQFQELFYESLLQKGIENYDKAIVALEKADKFKPNDATVYFELGKNYLALKDYQSAYTSFETATKLDPKNRWYWIGMYDVSYETKNFTQGITIINKLIEFDPKYKEDLTSLYMGTNQFEKALALIQELNETVGKTDRRELYKSQILAQGKYQNLEINNLEEQIVKYPQQESNYISLIFLYTKNNEDAKAFEIVKKLEKAIPNSEWAQVSLFKTYLDGNDAQKAIKAMNVVLASSKIDSKIKHRILNEFLIFTQENPQYAPDLEKAVATFNNDTSVDVNKEIGKFFQNKKQWDKAVLYYEKSAQRGLGDVLETNLLLFQSYVEQKNFSSLAPKAESLIETYPSQAQFYFYAGLAYNQLKQFKKAKDYLEMGMDYVVENKELEINFNLQLGEAFNGLGDFKKKDLFFSKANQLLKEKK, from the coding sequence ATGAAAAAGAGCGCTTTTTTATTTTTATTATTGGTTTTGCAATGCAATTCAGCTTTGCTATGCGCACAAACAGAACCCGAAGAAATCAAGCTTGATACAGATCAATTTCAAGAACTTTTTTATGAATCTTTGCTTCAAAAAGGGATTGAGAATTATGACAAAGCTATCGTTGCTTTAGAAAAAGCTGATAAATTTAAACCTAATGATGCAACCGTTTATTTTGAGCTGGGCAAAAATTATTTAGCCTTAAAAGACTATCAAAGTGCCTATACCTCATTTGAAACGGCTACCAAGCTTGATCCTAAAAACAGATGGTATTGGATAGGGATGTATGATGTAAGTTATGAAACTAAAAACTTTACTCAAGGCATAACAATAATTAATAAATTGATAGAATTTGACCCTAAATATAAAGAAGATTTAACGTCACTTTATATGGGTACCAATCAATTTGAAAAAGCATTGGCACTGATTCAAGAACTTAATGAAACAGTAGGAAAAACAGATAGAAGAGAATTGTACAAAAGCCAGATCTTGGCACAAGGAAAATATCAAAATCTAGAAATTAATAATCTAGAAGAACAAATTGTCAAATATCCGCAGCAGGAATCAAATTATATTAGCCTAATCTTTTTGTATACCAAGAACAATGAAGATGCAAAAGCATTTGAAATTGTAAAAAAGTTAGAAAAAGCAATTCCAAATTCAGAGTGGGCTCAAGTCAGTTTGTTTAAAACATACCTTGACGGCAATGATGCTCAAAAAGCCATTAAGGCAATGAATGTGGTTCTAGCAAGTTCTAAAATTGACTCAAAAATCAAGCATAGAATCTTAAATGAATTTTTAATTTTCACACAAGAAAATCCACAGTACGCTCCTGATTTAGAAAAAGCAGTCGCCACGTTTAATAATGATACGAGTGTGGATGTAAACAAAGAAATTGGTAAATTTTTTCAAAACAAAAAGCAGTGGGATAAGGCGGTATTGTATTATGAAAAATCAGCTCAAAGAGGATTGGGTGATGTCCTTGAGACTAATTTACTTTTGTTTCAGTCGTACGTGGAGCAGAAAAATTTTAGTAGCCTTGCACCTAAAGCCGAATCTTTGATAGAAACCTATCCGTCACAAGCACAATTTTATTTTTACGCCGGCTTAGCATACAACCAGTTGAAACAATTCAAGAAAGCAAAGGACTATTTAGAAATGGGCATGGATTATGTAGTAGAAAATAAGGAATTAGAAATTAACTTTAATTTACAACTAGGTGAGGCCTTTAATGGTCTGGGTGATTTTAAGAAAAAGGATTTATTTTTCTCAAAAGCCAATCAATTACTAAAAGAAAAAAAATAA
- the dut gene encoding dUTP diphosphatase, which produces MNINIINKSQHDLPSYETIASAGMDLRANITDPITLKPLERTIVKTGLFIELPIGYEAQVRPRSGLAAKNGVTVLNAPGTVDADYRGEIGVILVNLSNEDFTIQNGERIAQLVIAKHERAEWTVVQELTETSRGEGGFGSTGVK; this is translated from the coding sequence ATGAATATCAACATCATCAACAAATCACAACACGACTTGCCTAGCTATGAAACCATCGCCTCGGCAGGAATGGATTTACGAGCCAATATAACCGACCCAATTACCTTAAAGCCACTAGAACGAACCATCGTAAAAACAGGTCTTTTTATAGAACTACCTATTGGTTACGAAGCACAAGTAAGACCACGTAGCGGACTAGCCGCAAAAAATGGCGTAACCGTACTAAACGCACCCGGAACTGTAGATGCGGATTATCGTGGAGAAATTGGAGTAATTTTAGTAAATTTATCCAATGAAGATTTTACCATTCAAAACGGGGAACGCATAGCGCAATTAGTTATCGCAAAGCACGAACGCGCCGAGTGGACTGTAGTTCAGGAACTGACAGAAACTTCAAGAGGTGAAGGCGGTTTTGGTAGTACGGGAGTAAAATAA
- a CDS encoding GNAT family N-acetyltransferase — translation MKLELKELTTKQEMLANIDVMRFLYPTFTLEKYDAYLTEMIPHNYRQIAVYEDGVCVGTSGLWSGTKLWSGKYLEIDNFIVHPDHRSKGIGKIMTDYVDAVARETGCNMIVLDAFTGNFTAHRFYYNQGYAPKGFHFLKIINEDGLS, via the coding sequence ATGAAATTAGAACTTAAAGAACTGACTACTAAACAGGAAATGCTAGCTAACATTGATGTGATGCGTTTTTTGTACCCAACATTTACCCTAGAAAAATACGATGCGTATCTCACCGAGATGATTCCGCACAACTACAGGCAAATAGCAGTCTATGAAGATGGTGTTTGTGTGGGAACTTCGGGATTGTGGTCTGGGACAAAATTGTGGTCTGGTAAATATTTAGAAATTGACAATTTTATTGTACATCCAGATCATCGTTCAAAAGGAATAGGTAAAATAATGACTGATTATGTAGATGCAGTAGCCAGAGAAACAGGCTGTAACATGATTGTACTTGATGCATTTACGGGTAATTTTACAGCACATCGGTTTTATTACAATCAAGGATACGCGCCTAAAGGCTTTCATTTTTTAAAAATTATTAACGAAGATGGTTTAAGCTAA
- a CDS encoding SDR family oxidoreductase yields the protein MKNIALVVGATGITGSALSQQLINKGWTTYGLARNPSKDITGLQPVVANLLDLDSLKLALQDITPTHIYITTWMRQDSELENIRVNSLMIRNLLDVLSSKKSVQHVALVTGLKHYLGPFEAYAKEGFLPETPFREEQPRLDIDNFYYAQEDEVYAAAARDGFTWSIHRPHTVIGKAVGNLMNLGTTLAVYASICKAIGKPFQWPGSEAQWNGLSDVTDAEVLAAHLIWASTTEQAFNEAFNVVNGDFFRWKWLWKKIGDSFGLEVKGYDGTMHPLEQQMQQDSEVWKKIATDNGLKAMDLNQLASPWHTDLDLGRPIEVNTDMSKSRKLGFLVFKNTEDCFYELFAKLRSERLIP from the coding sequence ATGAAAAATATAGCACTTGTAGTAGGAGCAACCGGAATAACGGGAAGCGCACTCTCTCAGCAACTAATAAACAAAGGTTGGACAACGTATGGATTAGCCCGCAACCCAAGCAAAGACATTACTGGATTGCAACCCGTAGTTGCAAATCTATTGGATCTTGACAGTTTAAAACTAGCTTTGCAAGATATAACGCCTACACACATATACATTACAACCTGGATGCGTCAAGATTCTGAACTCGAAAATATACGAGTAAACAGCTTAATGATTCGGAATTTATTAGATGTTTTATCTTCTAAAAAATCAGTGCAACACGTAGCTTTAGTAACAGGACTCAAACATTATCTGGGGCCATTTGAGGCTTACGCCAAAGAAGGTTTTTTGCCCGAAACTCCGTTTAGGGAAGAACAACCGCGTTTAGACATCGATAATTTTTATTACGCACAAGAAGATGAAGTCTATGCTGCTGCTGCTCGAGATGGATTTACGTGGAGCATTCACCGTCCGCATACAGTAATTGGAAAAGCAGTAGGAAACCTAATGAACTTGGGTACAACACTTGCTGTCTATGCTAGTATTTGCAAAGCAATTGGCAAACCATTTCAATGGCCAGGTTCAGAGGCACAATGGAACGGACTTTCAGATGTAACCGATGCTGAAGTATTAGCAGCACATTTAATTTGGGCTTCTACAACTGAGCAGGCATTTAACGAAGCTTTCAATGTAGTCAATGGCGACTTTTTTCGATGGAAATGGCTTTGGAAAAAAATAGGAGATTCATTTGGACTCGAAGTAAAAGGATATGATGGAACTATGCATCCTCTGGAACAACAAATGCAACAAGATAGCGAAGTTTGGAAAAAAATCGCTACTGATAATGGGCTTAAAGCAATGGATCTTAACCAACTTGCTTCGCCTTGGCATACTGATCTTGACTTAGGACGACCTATAGAAGTAAATACAGATATGTCTAAAAGTAGAAAACTAGGTTTTCTCGTTTTTAAAAATACCGAAGATTGCTTCTATGAACTTTTTGCAAAACTTCGTTCGGAACGTTTGATACCTTAG